The following nucleotide sequence is from Achromobacter spanius.
CGCCGCCGATGAAGACGGTTTCGCCGTCGGCCAGGCAGTCCACGTCGACTTCGGTGGCGTTGTTCAGGAAGCGGTCCAGCAGCACGGGCGAGTCATTGCTGACCTTCACGGCCTCGCGCATGTAGCGCTCGAGGTCTTGTTGCTCGTGCACGATTTCCATGGCCCGGCCACCCAGCACGTAGCTGGGACGCACGACCAGCGGGTAGCCGATCTCGGTGGCGTGGGCCAGGGCCTCGCCTTCGGTGCGCGCGGTGCGGTTGGGCGGCTGACGCAGGCCCAGCTTGTTCAGCAGCTTCTGGAAACGTTCGCGGTCTTCGGCGACGTCGATGGATTCCGGGCTGGTGCCGATGATGGGCACGCCGTTGGCTTCCAGGGCGCGCGCCAGCTTCAACGGGGTCTGGCCGCCGTACTGGACGATCATGCCGACCGGGTTTTCCTTGTGGACGATTTCCAGCACGTCTTCCAAGGTCAGCGGTTCGAAGTACAGGCGGTCGGACGTGTCGTAGTCGGTGGACACGGTTTCCGGGTTGCAGTTGACCATGATGGTCTCGTACCCGTCGTCGCGCAGCGCCAGCGCGGCATGCACGCAGCAGTAATCGAACTCGATGCCCTGGCCGATACGGTTCGGGCCACCGCCCAGCACGATGATCTTCTTGCGATCGGTGGGGGCGGACTCGCACTCTTCCTCGTACGTGGAGTACATGTACGCGGTGCGGGTGGCGAATTCGGCGGCGCAGGTGTCGACGCGCTTGTAGACCGGGCGCACGTTCAACTGGTGACGCAGCTTGCGCACTTCGGATTCAGCGGAATCCAGCAGGAACGCCAGGCGGCGGTCGGAGAAACCGCGGCGCTTCAGTTCCCACAGCGTGGCGTAGTCCAGGTCGGCCAGCGTCTTTTGTTCCAGCGCCAGTTCGATGTCGACGATTTCCTTGATCTGCGACAGGAACCACGGGTCGATGTGCGTGATGTTGTGCACTTCGTCCAGCGTGAAGCCTTGCGCAAAGGCGTCGCCCACGTACCAGATGCGTTCCGGACCGGGCTCGCCCAGTTCGACTTGCAGCTTTTCGCGGTCGGTGGTTTTCTGGTTCAGGCCGTCGACGCCCACTTCCAGACCACGCAGCGCCTTCTGGAACGATTCCTGGAAGGTGCGGCCGATGGCCATGACTTCACCCACGGACTTCATCTGGGTGGTCAGGCGCGCATCGGCGGTGGGGAATTTTTCGAAGGCAAAACGCGGCACCTTGGTGACGACGTAGTCGATCGACGGTTCGAACGAGGCGGGCGTGGCGCCGCCGGTGATTTCGTTCTTGAGCTCGTCCAGCGTATAGCCCACGGCCAGGCGCGCGGCGACCTTGGCGATGGGAAAACCGGTGGCCTTGGATGCCAGCGCCGACGAACGCGACACGCGCGGATTCATCTCGATGACGATCATGCGGCCGTTCTTCGGGTTGACGGCGAACTGCACGTTCGAGCCGCCCGTATCCACGCCGATCTCGCGCAATACCGCGATCGATGCATTACGCATGATCTGGTATTCCTTGTCGGTCAGCGTCTGAGCAGGCGCCACGGTGATCGAGTCACCGGTGTGCACGCCCATCGGGTCCAGGTTTTCGATCGAGCAGACGATGATGCAGTTGTCCGCCTTGTCGCGAACCACTTCCATCTCGAATTCCTTCCAGCCCAGCAAGGATTCTTCGATCAGCAGTTCGTTGGTCGGCGAGGCTTCCAGGCCACGGCGGCAGATGGTTTCGAATTCTTCGGCGTTGTAGGCAATACCGCCGCCCGAACCGCCCATGGTGAAGCTGGGGCGGATCACGGCGGGGAAGCCCGACGTGCCCACTTCGGCGGCGATGCGGCGCTGCACTTCCCAGGCTTCGTCCATGCTGTGGGCCACGCCCGACTTGGCCGATTCCAGGCCGATGTCGGTCATGGCCTGCTTGAACTTCTGGCGGTCTTCGGCCTTTTCGATGGCGTGTTCGTTCGCGCCGATCAGCTCCACGTTGTGCTTTTTCAGCACGCCGTGGTGGGCCAGGTCCAGCGCGCAATTCAGCGCGGTCTGGCCGCCCATGGTGGGCAGCAGCGCATCGGGCTTTTCACGCTCGATGATTTTTTCAACCGCTTGCCAGGTGATGGGCTCGATGTAGGTGACGTCGGCCGTTTCCGGGTCCGTCATGATCGTGGCGGGGTTGCTGTTCACCAGGATGGTGCGGTAACCCTCGGCCTTGAGCGCCTTGCACGCCTGTGCGCCGGAATAGTCGAATTCGCAGGCCTGCCCGATGATGATGGGGCCGGCGCCGATGATGAGTATGCTTTTTAGGTCTGTACGCTTGGGCATGATGCAATCTTTACTTTTGGCCGGACATCAGGGCGATGAACTTGTCGAAGAGTTCAAGGATGTCGTGCGGACCCGGGCTGGCTTCGGGGTGACCCTGGAAGCAGAAGGCCGGGCGGTCGGTGAGCTCGAAGCCCTGCAGCGTGCCGTCGAACAGCGACACGTGCGTGACGCGCGCATTGGCCGGCAGGCTGGCCGCATCGACCGCGAAGCCGTGGTTCTGGCTGGTGATGAACACGCGCTTGGACTGCAAGTCTTGCACGGGGTGGTTCGCGCCGTGATGGCCCGTCTTCATCTTGAGCGTCTTGCCGCCCACGGCCAGGCCCATGATCTGGTGACCCAGGCAGATGCCGAAGACCGGCAACTTCTTGTCCAGGAACGTGCGGGTGGCGTCGATGGCGTAGTCGCAGGGCTCGGGGTCGCCGGGGCCGTTGGACAGGAACACGCCGTCAGGGTTGAGCTTCAGGACGTCTTCGGCGCTGGTTTGCGCCGGCACCACGGTCAGGCGGCAACCGCGATCAGCCAACAGGCGCAGGATGTTCGTCTTGATGCCGAAGTCGTAAGCGACGACGTGGAACTTGGATTGGTCGGGCTTGGAGAAGCCTTCGCCCAATTGCCAGGTGCCTTCGGTCCATTCGGTGCTGGCTTTCTGCGACACGACCTTGGCCAGGTCCTGGCCGGCCATGCCGGCAAAGCCCTGGGCCATTTCAACGGCGCGTTCGGCATCGGTGCCGACGAAAATGCAGGCGCCCTGGGCGCCTTTTTCACGCAGGATGCGCGTGAGCTTGCGGGTGTCGATGCCGGAAATGGCAACGATGCCCTGCGCGGCCAGATAGTCGGGCAGGGATTGCGTGGAACGGAAGTTCGACACGCGGGCGGGACAGTCGCGGACCACCAGTCCGGCGGCATAGACGCGATTGGCTTCCACGTCTTCGGCGTTGACGCCGGTGTTGCCAATGTGCGGATAGGTCAGCGTAACGATCTGACCGCTATAGCTGGGATCGGTGAGAATTTCCTGGTACCCGGTCATCGCGGTGTTGAACACCACTTCGGCAACGGTAGCCCCAGGCGCACCGATCGACACGCCTCGAAAAATGGTACCGTCCGCCAGAGCCAGAATTGCAGGAGGGAAGCGGTTGATCCCCTCGGGAAAAAGTTGCGGCAGCACAGTAAACCCCGGTTTTAGAATCGATAATCAAACCTTCGGATTATACCTTGACCGGGCAAATTCCCTGGCGAACCGCGCCAAATAAGGCCGGAATCGCCGATTGACCCTGGCGCGGCACGTTTACGGCGCATGTACGGCTTGTGTGCTGCCTCCCGCT
It contains:
- the carB gene encoding carbamoyl-phosphate synthase large subunit translates to MPKRTDLKSILIIGAGPIIIGQACEFDYSGAQACKALKAEGYRTILVNSNPATIMTDPETADVTYIEPITWQAVEKIIEREKPDALLPTMGGQTALNCALDLAHHGVLKKHNVELIGANEHAIEKAEDRQKFKQAMTDIGLESAKSGVAHSMDEAWEVQRRIAAEVGTSGFPAVIRPSFTMGGSGGGIAYNAEEFETICRRGLEASPTNELLIEESLLGWKEFEMEVVRDKADNCIIVCSIENLDPMGVHTGDSITVAPAQTLTDKEYQIMRNASIAVLREIGVDTGGSNVQFAVNPKNGRMIVIEMNPRVSRSSALASKATGFPIAKVAARLAVGYTLDELKNEITGGATPASFEPSIDYVVTKVPRFAFEKFPTADARLTTQMKSVGEVMAIGRTFQESFQKALRGLEVGVDGLNQKTTDREKLQVELGEPGPERIWYVGDAFAQGFTLDEVHNITHIDPWFLSQIKEIVDIELALEQKTLADLDYATLWELKRRGFSDRRLAFLLDSAESEVRKLRHQLNVRPVYKRVDTCAAEFATRTAYMYSTYEEECESAPTDRKKIIVLGGGPNRIGQGIEFDYCCVHAALALRDDGYETIMVNCNPETVSTDYDTSDRLYFEPLTLEDVLEIVHKENPVGMIVQYGGQTPLKLARALEANGVPIIGTSPESIDVAEDRERFQKLLNKLGLRQPPNRTARTEGEALAHATEIGYPLVVRPSYVLGGRAMEIVHEQQDLERYMREAVKVSNDSPVLLDRFLNNATEVDVDCLADGETVFIGGVMEHIEQAGVHSGDSACSLPPYSLSAEVIAEIKRQTTMMAKALNVSGLMNVQFAIQGGDVYVLEVNPRASRTVPYVSKATGLQLAKIAARAMAGQTLAAQGITKEIVPPYFSVKEAVFPFVKFPGVDTILGPEMKSTGEVMGVGMSFGEAFVKSQLAAGVRLPESGTVFISVKNQDKPRAVEVARGLHAMGFKLVATRGTAAEIETAGIPVQVVNKVTEGRPHIVDMVKNGEIALVINTVEERRNAIVDSRTIRTQSLAARVTFFTTIAGARAAVEGMQYLRQGLGLQVYPLQDLHASLSGQD
- the carA gene encoding glutamine-hydrolyzing carbamoyl-phosphate synthase small subunit — encoded protein: MLPQLFPEGINRFPPAILALADGTIFRGVSIGAPGATVAEVVFNTAMTGYQEILTDPSYSGQIVTLTYPHIGNTGVNAEDVEANRVYAAGLVVRDCPARVSNFRSTQSLPDYLAAQGIVAISGIDTRKLTRILREKGAQGACIFVGTDAERAVEMAQGFAGMAGQDLAKVVSQKASTEWTEGTWQLGEGFSKPDQSKFHVVAYDFGIKTNILRLLADRGCRLTVVPAQTSAEDVLKLNPDGVFLSNGPGDPEPCDYAIDATRTFLDKKLPVFGICLGHQIMGLAVGGKTLKMKTGHHGANHPVQDLQSKRVFITSQNHGFAVDAASLPANARVTHVSLFDGTLQGFELTDRPAFCFQGHPEASPGPHDILELFDKFIALMSGQK